Below is a window of Sulfurisphaera ohwakuensis DNA.
CACTTAATTCAAGGGTTCACCATAAGTGTTGCGGTTAGTATAATCTTAATCACAATATATTATCTCGCGTTTATCAAGCTCCAGTTTAAGCCGTAAAGACTTTGCTAATAATCTAAAAGAGCATATAAATTATCCATATAGCGTGATTCTAATAATCTCAAGCTTAATTCTCGAATAGCACTTTACGTAAAATCCTACGATTGGAAAGTTTTTAAAGTTACATCTAAGGTAGTGTCAATTGCCTAGTAAATAAAATTATATTTAAACAAACTATCTCAGAATTTAGTATAAATATTATCACGATTATTTATGATAATAACTGAGTATCACGATTTTCCTATAAACGTTACTCGAACTTGAGATTAATAATCTGAGAGATTTTGTAACCATATTACAGAGAGATTCCAGTTACCTACAAAGCTGGATACTCCTTCCGAAGCAGCTAAGGATTTTACAGTATTCCAATATATATCACCAGGATAATTAGCATAGCCAAGAGCTAGCACTGTTAAGTTATAACTCTTAAGTAGCTTAGTCTCCTGAATAACAAAACTAGAATTCGAAAAGGATATTTGACCAGGTGAAATTACTTGTGTACCATAATCCTCGAACAAGACGAAATTTATCATCTTTGATATATTCTCTATCAGGGAAAATCCCCTATTAATCCCTATTATTATGTTAGGATAATGACTCCTCGTCCAATTAATTATAGATATTATTCCTTGAGTAACAAAGGGATATTGCTCCACCACATCAACGTCATCAAACATAACTCCTTGAAATCCCATACTAATTACTGTAGTCACTTGAGATTCTATATATTTTTGCCAACTAGGAGAGGAAATATTGACTATGTACTGATCCCAAAGTTGATCATAGCCTATAGTTACGTTCGTATGAGGAGTTAAATTGCCTAAGCTCATATTAGCTAGTTCTCCTAGATCAATATAAGCTATCTTAACTGCCTTTATCTGATTTAACTGCGAGGAGTTAACTTGAGTGGGATCTATTATTACCCAAGAAAAGTTGTTTAGTACTTGAATTATTGTAGAATTTATACAACCATAATAAACCGTGAATTTTGGTTCTATTACTTTAACAGATTGAGTTGGCTTCGTTTCGTTAGAGACTTTAAGATATATGTAAGCTGATATTATGGATACTAAAAACAAGGTAAGGAGTAGTAAGGATATTAATTTATTCATACATACATATGATAAGGAAGAGATAATAAGCCTTCATAGATCAGCATAGTATGAGTTATCAGCATTTAAGAATTGCTTTATATATTTACACTTATTGTTATTTATCTCTAAGACAGATTCAAGAGTAATGATGTTATAAATATAGAAGGATATTAAGAGCTAACACCTTAATATGATGTAATTGTTTGCTAACAATAAGATTCAACTAGATTTTAAGCGTAACAGATAGAAGAAATAGTAACTCTAAATAATAAAGTATCCAATTTTTAACATTATAGCCTCATTTATTTGAATAAATAATATATGTTAATATTCTTTATTTTCTTGTTATATTATGATAACTATTAATAGGATGAGTAGATATTACTACCAGTGCAGATAATAAGGTTTGATAAAAGGTCAACAAACTCTGCGGTAAGGGAGATTCATGACTCTACTGCAATTTCATTTTATTTTCTCATTTTGAGATTAAATAATTGATTATACATTAACAATTGGAGAGACCAAAGAGTTTATACCACAGACTTAATGATAATAATGATATGTAATCAATTATTTCTTCATAGAATTATGCTAGTTATAAGAGAATATTACAAATTGGCAAAAGAAATCTGAATCACTCTGCTGTAAATCCAGGTGTAATGCTAATATGGTGTGAGATAGTATATTATTTAAATTTTTCCTTATCTTTAAATAAAAATCTTATTTTGAATGCTCACTTTTTTATAGAGATTTTCTTTAACTAGAACTTATAAGCAAATAAAGCAATAATTTATACTCTTAAATACATAGAATGAAATCCTATCGATTTTAAGTATCATAACATATCAATTTATTTCCTTATTACTGTTGTCTCATCACTTACATGAATTATAGTTCTAAAATAGTGGAATATATAACATAAAAAATAAATAAAAAAGATAACTTAATTTTTAAAATATATTTAGGTAAAAGTTATATTTAATTGTGAGCCAGCAGCTTCTTCAATTACATTCTCTATTATTTGAACTCCTTGCCAGATATAAGGTACTACTTTATTATTGTATAAGTTTTGCATTATGTAAGTTCCGTTAGCGTTCTTTAGCGGTAATATATTATATAAAGGTCCGTAGGCCATATAAGTTCCGTTAGGACCAGTAATGACAAGGACTGTTACTATATGACCTTTTAGAATTGCTAAAGGTTCGCTAGTATTCTGGAATATTGCATCTAACTGATAATGCATTACTAGTTGATATAAGGGTGTTGGTAAGAAGTGCTTTAATTCTTCTGCACCAACTGTTATTAGCTCTCCCTTAGGTATTGGAGTTCCGTTAGGAGTAGCATTTAACCATTTATTATACATATAAATGAAGTAGAAATGTACTGGTTCATCTGGTTCATATGGAGTATAATTTAAGAATATTAAGCCAGTGGTATTAGGGAACGGTCTGTATGGATTAGAGCTTGCATATACATAAGATAAACTTCCGTATGCTGACATTATAACATACAATGGCCAAGCATCAGACAATGCTACATGGCATCCTTCCCAACCTATTAAATATACATCAACTTGATGAGGGGGAGCAAAATCTTCTGGTGAGGCATAAAAGAACTTTCCAACTGGAACAGTTGCATATAGCGGTGGTACAGCGTTATTCTGCACTTGATTTACTTGAGCTCTTAAATATACTGGTATTGCTGCTGCTATTATAAAGACTAATATTGCAGTTATTACCATTTTCGATTTTAATCCTTCTTTCATATCCATCAATCTATTATTTTATTAAAACTAAAAAAAGTTTTTTCTTTGATTAGACATTATAGTTAAATTTATATTTTTAACTATCTTATCGTGTAATTGGGGTTGGAATTGAAAGAAAGTGTAATAGCCATAATTATCGTTGTTCTTTTAATAATATCTGGAGGAATTGGTTTCTATTTAGGTAAATTATCTTCAAGTAAAATATATGTGACTACGATTACAAAGACTATGACTGCCATAAAGCAGAATTACACAGAGTATAATGTATATTTAAATGGGATAGAATTTATTGACATCTTCTATCCTCAAAATTTACCAAATTCAACCATAGGTCCTAAAAATTATGTAATGTTCGGTCTAACCCCTAACAGAGATCCAGTTATAGATGGAAACTTAAGTGTCAAATGGGAGACTCCGCTAATAGGAAACTTCGAGCAAAATCTAACACTATGGAATGATATAGTTAATCATGTAGGAAAATCTTTTGGCTCAGCTTATAGGCAAGCTACTGGAATTGCAGTTGGTCCTACAGAGGCCAACGGTATAGTTTATGTTGCGAGTGATGCTGGTTGGATATATGGAATTAACGTGTTCAACGGTAAAATAATCTTCGAACTTTATACTCCCGGAACTCTCAGTATGTGGGAACCTCTAATATGGAACGGGATAGGATTAGTAGGTTTAGGAGGTGCAATGTTTGACTATCAACAAGGTGCGCTTAATGCCTTCGGAGGAGGTCATAGGGGACAGTATACTGGAATAAACGGACTATTAGCATTTAACGCAACTAATGGAAAACCATTATGGTTAATTTTAACAAGAGCTCAAGCAATGCCGACTGGCGTAATAGTTAATGGTGTAGTGTACTGGGATACTGGTGACGGAACAATCTACGCTACTAATATTTCAAATGGCAAGATATTATGGGAATATCACTATGACGGCAGTGGAAATATGGCATCACTTGACTACTATGACGGGATAGTAATAGCTGGATTTTCACAATCTTATCCAATGAATATGTCTGCAATTGTTGGAGTTTATGCTAATAACGGGAGTTTAGCTTATATAATCAAACTGCCTTTTGCAACTACTTCTTCAGCGGGTGATGCAGTAATGGCAGTATGGAACGGGTATCTTGTTGATGGAATACTTGGATTTCAGAAAGGAAACCTTCCAATTCTCTCTAATATTGATTCTAGAGAAGTATTAATAGTAGCAAATGTTACTACTGGTAAAATAATTTATATAATGAATATAACTAATATAACTACTCATCCTTCAGATACAAATAATGGTTTTAACCCAGAAATAGTTAATGGGATAATATATCAACCTACAATAGCTGGGAAAATTATTGCTATAAACATATCAAACGGGAGAATACTATGGGAATCGCAACAACTTACAAAGGGCTGGTTACAAGCGGAACCTACATATTATAATGGAATGCTCTTCGTTCCAGCTGGAAATACAATTTATGTCCTCAAT
It encodes the following:
- a CDS encoding endo alpha-1,4 polygalactosaminidase, with amino-acid sequence MNKLISLLLLTLFLVSIISAYIYLKVSNETKPTQSVKVIEPKFTVYYGCINSTIIQVLNNFSWVIIDPTQVNSSQLNQIKAVKIAYIDLGELANMSLGNLTPHTNVTIGYDQLWDQYIVNISSPSWQKYIESQVTTVISMGFQGVMFDDVDVVEQYPFVTQGIISIINWTRSHYPNIIIGINRGFSLIENISKMINFVLFEDYGTQVISPGQISFSNSSFVIQETKLLKSYNLTVLALGYANYPGDIYWNTVKSLAASEGVSSFVGNWNLSVIWLQNLSDY
- a CDS encoding DUF929 domain-containing protein, producing MDMKEGLKSKMVITAILVFIIAAAIPVYLRAQVNQVQNNAVPPLYATVPVGKFFYASPEDFAPPHQVDVYLIGWEGCHVALSDAWPLYVIMSAYGSLSYVYASSNPYRPFPNTTGLIFLNYTPYEPDEPVHFYFIYMYNKWLNATPNGTPIPKGELITVGAEELKHFLPTPLYQLVMHYQLDAIFQNTSEPLAILKGHIVTVLVITGPNGTYMAYGPLYNILPLKNANGTYIMQNLYNNKVVPYIWQGVQIIENVIEEAAGSQLNITFT
- a CDS encoding PQQ-binding-like beta-propeller repeat protein, with protein sequence MELKESVIAIIIVVLLIISGGIGFYLGKLSSSKIYVTTITKTMTAIKQNYTEYNVYLNGIEFIDIFYPQNLPNSTIGPKNYVMFGLTPNRDPVIDGNLSVKWETPLIGNFEQNLTLWNDIVNHVGKSFGSAYRQATGIAVGPTEANGIVYVASDAGWIYGINVFNGKIIFELYTPGTLSMWEPLIWNGIGLVGLGGAMFDYQQGALNAFGGGHRGQYTGINGLLAFNATNGKPLWLILTRAQAMPTGVIVNGVVYWDTGDGTIYATNISNGKILWEYHYDGSGNMASLDYYDGIVIAGFSQSYPMNMSAIVGVYANNGSLAYIIKLPFATTSSAGDAVMAVWNGYLVDGILGFQKGNLPILSNIDSREVLIVANVTTGKIIYIMNITNITTHPSDTNNGFNPEIVNGIIYQPTIAGKIIAINISNGRILWESQQLTKGWLQAEPTYYNGMLFVPAGNTIYVLNASNGKIIATYTTQFIMRQQLIIIGNTIIETSGTNWVFAVPISEIL